In the Oncorhynchus keta strain PuntledgeMale-10-30-2019 chromosome 14, Oket_V2, whole genome shotgun sequence genome, one interval contains:
- the LOC118393847 gene encoding beta,beta-carotene 15,15'-dioxygenase-like isoform X2 produces the protein MKGCVPGWLQGTLLRNGPGLFKVGDTEYNHWFDGMALIHSFTFKDGEVYYRSKFLRSDTFKKNTQANKIVVSEFGTMIYPDPCKNIFSKAFSYLLAAIPDFTDNNLINIIRYGEDYYASSEVNYMNQIDPITLDVIGKMNYRNHIALNLATAHPHYDDEGNTYNMGTALMRFGMPNYVIFEVPVNASDKEHKKPALRKVKRVCNIPFRSTLFPSYFHSFGMTENYIIFVEQPFKLDILRLATAIFRRVNWASCLKYDKEDITLIHLVDKKTGKAVSTKFYTDALVVFHHINAYEDDGHVVFDMITYKDSNLYEMFYLANLRKETHEFIETNKVNFSPPICHRFVLPLTVDKDTPNGTNLVRLKDTTAKAVMQRDCSLYCLPETIFEGLELPGMNYKFNGKKYRYFYGSRVEWTPHPNKIGKVDIVTRKYIEWTEEDCYPSEPVFVASPGAVEEDDGVILSSVVSLNPKISPFMLVLNAKTFEVIARASLDASIHMDLHGHFIPTHSTN, from the exons ATGAAAG GATGTGTCCCTGGGTGGCTACAAGGGACACTGCTTCGCAATGGGCCTGGTCTCTTTAAAGTGGGAGACACTGAATACAACCACTGGTTTGATGGCATGGCCTTAATTCATAGTTTCACCTTCAAAGATG GTGAGGTGTACTACAGGAGTAAATTCCTGAGGAGTGACACCTTCAAGAAAAACACTCAGGCAAACAAGATTGTTGTTTCAGAATTTGGGACAATGATCTATCCCGATCCCTGCAAAAACATATTTTCAAA AGCCTTCTCCTACCTTCTCGCTGCCATCCCAGACTTCACAGATAACAACCTGATAAACATCATTAGATATGGGGAGGACTACTATGCCTCATCAGAAGTCAACTACATGAATCAAATTGACCCAATTACCTTGGATGTAATTGGAAAG ATGAACTACAGGAATCACATTGCTCTGAACTTGGCGACTGCACACCCTCACTACGACGATGAGGGAAACACCTATAACATGGGAACTGCCCTCATGAGGTTTGGCATGCCCAACTATGTCATCTTCGAGGTTCCAGTAAATGCATCAG ATAAGGAGCATAAGAAGCCTGCCCTGCGGAAGGTGAAGCGGGTCTGCAATATACCGTTTCGCTCTACCCTCTTCCCCAGCTACTTCCACAGCTTCGGCATGACAGAGAATTACATCATCTTTGTCGAGCAGCCATTCAAACTGGACATCCTCAGACTGGCCACAGCTATATTTAGAAGAGTCAACTGGGCCAGCTGCCTCAAATACGACAAAGAGGACATT ACGCTGATCCACCTGGTCGACAAGAAGACTGGGAAGGCTGTGTCCACCAAGTTCTACACAGATGCCCTGGTGGTTTTCCACCACATCAACGCCTACGAGGACGACGGCCATGTAGTGTTTGACATGATCACCTACAAAGACAGCAATCTGTATGAAATGTTCTACTTAGCGAACCTGAGAAAGGAAACCCATGAATTCATTGAGACCAACAAGGTCAACTTTTCCCCACCAATCTGCCATAGATTTGTCTTGCCTCTCACTGTTGACAAG GATACTCCAAATGGAACAAATCTGGTGAGGCTCAAAGACACAACTGCCAAAGCAGTGATGCAGAGAGATTGCTCGCTGTATTGCCTGCCTGAAACAATATTTGAAG GTTTGGAGTTGCCAGGGATGAACTACAAATTCAATGGCAAGAAGTACCGTTATTTCTATGGCTCAAGAGTGGAGTGGACTCCACACCCAAATAAG ATTGGGAAGGTGGACATCGTGACCAGAAAGTACATTGAGTGGACAGAAGAGGACTGCTACCCTTCTGAGCCTGTGTTTGTTGCTTCACCAGGAGCTGTGGAGGAGGATGACG GAGTCATTTTGTCCTCAGTCGTCTCACTCAATCCAAAGATATCCCCCTTCATGCTTGTCCTTAATGCCAAAACCTTTGAGGTAATTGCTCGTGCCTCACTTGATGCCAGCATTCACATGGATCTGCATGGACACTTCATTCCCACACATAGCACCAACTGA
- the LOC118393847 gene encoding beta,beta-carotene 15,15'-dioxygenase-like isoform X1, whose amino-acid sequence MSQFLIGKNGTESPEPVKAEVTGCVPGWLQGTLLRNGPGLFKVGDTEYNHWFDGMALIHSFTFKDGEVYYRSKFLRSDTFKKNTQANKIVVSEFGTMIYPDPCKNIFSKAFSYLLAAIPDFTDNNLINIIRYGEDYYASSEVNYMNQIDPITLDVIGKMNYRNHIALNLATAHPHYDDEGNTYNMGTALMRFGMPNYVIFEVPVNASDKEHKKPALRKVKRVCNIPFRSTLFPSYFHSFGMTENYIIFVEQPFKLDILRLATAIFRRVNWASCLKYDKEDITLIHLVDKKTGKAVSTKFYTDALVVFHHINAYEDDGHVVFDMITYKDSNLYEMFYLANLRKETHEFIETNKVNFSPPICHRFVLPLTVDKDTPNGTNLVRLKDTTAKAVMQRDCSLYCLPETIFEGLELPGMNYKFNGKKYRYFYGSRVEWTPHPNKIGKVDIVTRKYIEWTEEDCYPSEPVFVASPGAVEEDDGVILSSVVSLNPKISPFMLVLNAKTFEVIARASLDASIHMDLHGHFIPTHSTN is encoded by the exons ATGTCTCAATTCCTCATCGGCAAGAACGGGACTGAATCACCCGAACCTGTCAAAGCAGAAGTAACAG GATGTGTCCCTGGGTGGCTACAAGGGACACTGCTTCGCAATGGGCCTGGTCTCTTTAAAGTGGGAGACACTGAATACAACCACTGGTTTGATGGCATGGCCTTAATTCATAGTTTCACCTTCAAAGATG GTGAGGTGTACTACAGGAGTAAATTCCTGAGGAGTGACACCTTCAAGAAAAACACTCAGGCAAACAAGATTGTTGTTTCAGAATTTGGGACAATGATCTATCCCGATCCCTGCAAAAACATATTTTCAAA AGCCTTCTCCTACCTTCTCGCTGCCATCCCAGACTTCACAGATAACAACCTGATAAACATCATTAGATATGGGGAGGACTACTATGCCTCATCAGAAGTCAACTACATGAATCAAATTGACCCAATTACCTTGGATGTAATTGGAAAG ATGAACTACAGGAATCACATTGCTCTGAACTTGGCGACTGCACACCCTCACTACGACGATGAGGGAAACACCTATAACATGGGAACTGCCCTCATGAGGTTTGGCATGCCCAACTATGTCATCTTCGAGGTTCCAGTAAATGCATCAG ATAAGGAGCATAAGAAGCCTGCCCTGCGGAAGGTGAAGCGGGTCTGCAATATACCGTTTCGCTCTACCCTCTTCCCCAGCTACTTCCACAGCTTCGGCATGACAGAGAATTACATCATCTTTGTCGAGCAGCCATTCAAACTGGACATCCTCAGACTGGCCACAGCTATATTTAGAAGAGTCAACTGGGCCAGCTGCCTCAAATACGACAAAGAGGACATT ACGCTGATCCACCTGGTCGACAAGAAGACTGGGAAGGCTGTGTCCACCAAGTTCTACACAGATGCCCTGGTGGTTTTCCACCACATCAACGCCTACGAGGACGACGGCCATGTAGTGTTTGACATGATCACCTACAAAGACAGCAATCTGTATGAAATGTTCTACTTAGCGAACCTGAGAAAGGAAACCCATGAATTCATTGAGACCAACAAGGTCAACTTTTCCCCACCAATCTGCCATAGATTTGTCTTGCCTCTCACTGTTGACAAG GATACTCCAAATGGAACAAATCTGGTGAGGCTCAAAGACACAACTGCCAAAGCAGTGATGCAGAGAGATTGCTCGCTGTATTGCCTGCCTGAAACAATATTTGAAG GTTTGGAGTTGCCAGGGATGAACTACAAATTCAATGGCAAGAAGTACCGTTATTTCTATGGCTCAAGAGTGGAGTGGACTCCACACCCAAATAAG ATTGGGAAGGTGGACATCGTGACCAGAAAGTACATTGAGTGGACAGAAGAGGACTGCTACCCTTCTGAGCCTGTGTTTGTTGCTTCACCAGGAGCTGTGGAGGAGGATGACG GAGTCATTTTGTCCTCAGTCGTCTCACTCAATCCAAAGATATCCCCCTTCATGCTTGTCCTTAATGCCAAAACCTTTGAGGTAATTGCTCGTGCCTCACTTGATGCCAGCATTCACATGGATCTGCATGGACACTTCATTCCCACACATAGCACCAACTGA
- the LOC118393848 gene encoding polycystic kidney disease protein 1-like 2: MLNISTGHRRGASTSSQVTVTLLGTEGESEPHHRADPDKPVVERGAVDTFLLTTPFSLGELQSIRLWHDNSVGHPALRRRGDSGSDADEVLQLVRDQI, from the exons ATGCTGAATATCAGCACTGGGCATCGGCGTGGTGCTTCCACCTCGTCTCAG GTTACTGTGACTCTGCTGGGCacggagggagagagtgagccaCACCACCGCGCTGACCCTGACAAGCCTGTAGTTGAGAGGGGTGCAGTGGATACGTTCCTGTTGACCACACCCTTCTCTCTGGGGGAGCTGCAGAGCATCAGGCTGTGGCACGACAACTCAGTGGGGCACCCTG ccctcagacgaagaggagatagTGGATCTGATGCTGATGAAGTTCTGCAGCTTGTTCGGGATCAAATATAA
- the LOC118393847 gene encoding beta,beta-carotene 15,15'-dioxygenase-like isoform X3 produces the protein MALIHSFTFKDGEVYYRSKFLRSDTFKKNTQANKIVVSEFGTMIYPDPCKNIFSKAFSYLLAAIPDFTDNNLINIIRYGEDYYASSEVNYMNQIDPITLDVIGKMNYRNHIALNLATAHPHYDDEGNTYNMGTALMRFGMPNYVIFEVPVNASDKEHKKPALRKVKRVCNIPFRSTLFPSYFHSFGMTENYIIFVEQPFKLDILRLATAIFRRVNWASCLKYDKEDITLIHLVDKKTGKAVSTKFYTDALVVFHHINAYEDDGHVVFDMITYKDSNLYEMFYLANLRKETHEFIETNKVNFSPPICHRFVLPLTVDKDTPNGTNLVRLKDTTAKAVMQRDCSLYCLPETIFEGLELPGMNYKFNGKKYRYFYGSRVEWTPHPNKIGKVDIVTRKYIEWTEEDCYPSEPVFVASPGAVEEDDGVILSSVVSLNPKISPFMLVLNAKTFEVIARASLDASIHMDLHGHFIPTHSTN, from the exons ATGGCCTTAATTCATAGTTTCACCTTCAAAGATG GTGAGGTGTACTACAGGAGTAAATTCCTGAGGAGTGACACCTTCAAGAAAAACACTCAGGCAAACAAGATTGTTGTTTCAGAATTTGGGACAATGATCTATCCCGATCCCTGCAAAAACATATTTTCAAA AGCCTTCTCCTACCTTCTCGCTGCCATCCCAGACTTCACAGATAACAACCTGATAAACATCATTAGATATGGGGAGGACTACTATGCCTCATCAGAAGTCAACTACATGAATCAAATTGACCCAATTACCTTGGATGTAATTGGAAAG ATGAACTACAGGAATCACATTGCTCTGAACTTGGCGACTGCACACCCTCACTACGACGATGAGGGAAACACCTATAACATGGGAACTGCCCTCATGAGGTTTGGCATGCCCAACTATGTCATCTTCGAGGTTCCAGTAAATGCATCAG ATAAGGAGCATAAGAAGCCTGCCCTGCGGAAGGTGAAGCGGGTCTGCAATATACCGTTTCGCTCTACCCTCTTCCCCAGCTACTTCCACAGCTTCGGCATGACAGAGAATTACATCATCTTTGTCGAGCAGCCATTCAAACTGGACATCCTCAGACTGGCCACAGCTATATTTAGAAGAGTCAACTGGGCCAGCTGCCTCAAATACGACAAAGAGGACATT ACGCTGATCCACCTGGTCGACAAGAAGACTGGGAAGGCTGTGTCCACCAAGTTCTACACAGATGCCCTGGTGGTTTTCCACCACATCAACGCCTACGAGGACGACGGCCATGTAGTGTTTGACATGATCACCTACAAAGACAGCAATCTGTATGAAATGTTCTACTTAGCGAACCTGAGAAAGGAAACCCATGAATTCATTGAGACCAACAAGGTCAACTTTTCCCCACCAATCTGCCATAGATTTGTCTTGCCTCTCACTGTTGACAAG GATACTCCAAATGGAACAAATCTGGTGAGGCTCAAAGACACAACTGCCAAAGCAGTGATGCAGAGAGATTGCTCGCTGTATTGCCTGCCTGAAACAATATTTGAAG GTTTGGAGTTGCCAGGGATGAACTACAAATTCAATGGCAAGAAGTACCGTTATTTCTATGGCTCAAGAGTGGAGTGGACTCCACACCCAAATAAG ATTGGGAAGGTGGACATCGTGACCAGAAAGTACATTGAGTGGACAGAAGAGGACTGCTACCCTTCTGAGCCTGTGTTTGTTGCTTCACCAGGAGCTGTGGAGGAGGATGACG GAGTCATTTTGTCCTCAGTCGTCTCACTCAATCCAAAGATATCCCCCTTCATGCTTGTCCTTAATGCCAAAACCTTTGAGGTAATTGCTCGTGCCTCACTTGATGCCAGCATTCACATGGATCTGCATGGACACTTCATTCCCACACATAGCACCAACTGA
- the LOC127907082 gene encoding polycystic kidney disease protein 1-like 2 produces MPLTGSRSWACPLSCRCLEPTAASQRPKTFENRSMQTEKHMRVRRAYTLRITASPETASQDTESVKLEMLSLKNNPFSWSEENNITGTVGSVSLTRGDGSVIPIENLSEEIEIFLPRPEGGQAKSTILYLGNYSTLMIDAPSPDVTLVLKIKPSKDIAFQLFLGYKDYPNDKQYIAETQMPHQSNTQEEKYTWVLGPNDLTGKVGVHYLLVRPIVEAGVKSVNATVTVTSIAAQCKYWNETLSTWSEDGCRVGPLTTLLATQCLCTHLTFFGNSFFFMPNLVDVSRTAELFATFAQNPVVVCFIGSIFVAYVLVVIWARGKDIQDTTKV; encoded by the exons ATGCCTCTAACGGGGTCTCGGTCTTGGGCGTGTCCACTGAGCTGCAG GTGTCTGGAGCCAACGGCAGCATCTCAGAGACCAAAGACATTTGAAAACAGAAGCATGCAG ACAGAAAAGCATATGAGAGTTCGCCGGGCCTACACCTTGAGAATTACTGCCAGTCCAGAAACTGCCAGTCAAGACACTGAAAGCGTCAAACTTGAG ATGCTGAGTTTGAAGAATAACCCATTTTCATGGAGCGAGGAGAACAATATTACCGGCACTGTGGGGTCTGTCTCCCTGACGAGAGGAGATGGTTCTGTCATCCCCATAGAGAACCTATCTGAggagattgag ATCTTCTTGCCAAGGCCTGAAGGAGGGCAAGCAAAAAGCACAATACTGTACTTGGGAAACTACAGCACACTGATGATCGACGCCCCTTCACCTGATGTAACACTGGTGCTGAAGATAAAGCCATCGAAGGACATAGCCTTTCAACTGTTCCTGGGGTATAAAGACTACCCAAACGATAAACAATACATAGCCGAGACTCAGATGCCTCACCAGAGCAACACGCAAG AGGAGAAATACACCTGGGTCCTGGGTCCCAATGATTTGACAGGAAAAGTTGGGGTGCATTACCTTCTGGTGAGGCCCATTGTAGAAGCAGGGGTTAAATCAGTCAATGCCACTGTGACTGTCACCTCCATTGCTGCCCAGTGCAAGTATTGGAATGAAACCTTATCCACCTGGAGTGAAGATGGCTGTAGG GTTGGTCCTTTAACCACACTATTGGCCACCCAGTGCTTATGTACGCACTTGACCTTCTTCGGGAACTCTTTCTTCTTCATGCCCAACCTCGTAGACGTGTCACGTACAGCTGAGCTCTTTGCCACCTTTGCCCAAAATCCTGTGGTGGTGTGCTTTATTGGTTCCATCTTTGTTGCTTACGTATTGGTGGTCATATGGGCACGCGGGAAGGACATCCAGGACACAACCAAAGTCTGA